AAGCCGAGGTCATCTATGAGCCGGCGGAAGAGCGCTCCCAGCGGCTCCCCGTACCAACTGCGCTGAAGCTCTCTGGCTCTGGCCGTGGCCTCTTGCTGTACTGCGTCCACTCTTACTACTCCCCTTCGCTGGTGCGAACCTCGCGAGCATCTTACGGAGAGTGGTCGCACGGCGGGAGTCCCTATCATTTTGCGAGATGAGGGGGTACACCCGGTACTCTGTTCTGCGGAACGACCCCCTCTCTCGCGTGGGACGGGTGCGTCCAGTTCCATGGGGCCTTAGCTCAGTTGGTAGAGCGCTGCCTTTGCAAGGCAGATGTCAGGAGTTCGAATCTCCTAGGCTCCACTCTCTTTAGCCCCTCTGATGCGTAAATAGCAGCAGGTCAGGGTGGGTGTGGGCAGGGCTGGGTGCCCGGTGGCCGTTGAGGGCCGCCGGGTGTCTGGTCTGCCGGTCAGGCGGCGGTCTCCCTGGGGTTGAGGGTGACGGTGTAGCCGAGTTGGTTGAGCTGGCCGATGGCCCGGCGGGTGGCGCGTTCGGGGTCGCGTTGGGTGAAGTAGCTGCCGCCGAGTTCTTGGTAGGCGGCGTTGTCGGTGAGCATGTGCCAGATCGCGGTGATGATCGAGTGCTCGACGGCGACCAGGGCCCTGAGCGGGCCGCGGCGGGCGGTCAGGCGTTTGTAGCGGGCGGCGAGGTAGGTGTCCTTGGTTCTGACCGCGCCGAACGCGGCGAGCCCGGGGGCGCCTTTGAGGTAGGGGTTGCCGGGCCGGACCTTGGTGTTCTTGGTGCGGCCGGCGGATTCATGGTGGCCGGGGCAGACCCCGGCCCAGGACGCGAGGTGCTTGGCGGAGGCGAACCGTGTCATGTCCCCGCCGGTCTCCGCGATGATCACCTCGGCGGTGGCCTGGTTGATCCCGGGGATGGTGTCGAGCAGGTCGAGGGCGCCACGAAAGGGCGACATCGCCTCCTCGACCCGTCCGCTGATCTGGTCGATCATCCCGGTGAGCTGGTCGTACTGGTCCAGATGCAGGCGGGTCAGGAAGGCGTGGTGTTCGCGGAAGCGTCCGGTCAGGGCCTCGGTGAGTTCGGGGATCTTGCTGCGGAGCTTGCGTTTGGCCAGGTCCGCGAGGACGTACGGGTCGGCTTCGCCGCGGATGAGGGCTTCGAGCATGGCCCGGCCGGAGACGCCCATGATGTCGGAGGCGACCGCGGACAGCTTGATTCCGGTGTCCTCCAGGAGTTTCTCCAACCGCTGGACCACACGGCTGCGTTCGCGGGTGGCGGTGGTCCGGGCGCGGGTGAGGTCTCGTAGTTCGCGGATCGGCTGGGGTGGGACGAAGGAGGGCCTCACCAGGCCATGGGCGCCGAGCTGGGCCAGCCAGGCCGCGTCCGAGACGTCCGTCTTGCGGCCGGGCAGGTTCTTGACCTGCCGCGCGTTGACGAGGATCACGTTCAAGCCCTCGGCCAGCACGTAGTAGAACGGCTTCCAATAGTCCGAGGTCGCCTCGATCACCACCAGGGTGACCTCGGTGGCGAGCAGGTGATCCCGCAGGTCCAGGACTGCGTTCGAGGTCGATCCCCACGTCGTGGTCTCGGCCGTGAAGGACCCCCGCCGCTTCGTACTGGGGGTGCGGACGCATACCTTGGCGTCCTTCTTGCTGATGTCGAGGCCGGCGCAGCGTTCGTGCAGCACGTCCACGGTCTTGCTCCCTCCCTCGCCGGACAACCGGGTATGCCGTTCCGGGAGGGCCAGGGTGAATCAGGAATTCTGACGCACGTGCTTCACAGCAACACTCCACGGTTCCCGTGGACGGCCCCCAGCACCACGCTGACCTGCGAGCTCACGGGCATCACAGAGGCATCGGTTTCGGCCGGAACGAACACCCCAAGGTTCCCGAACCGGTACCAGCCCCCGGCAGGGCAGACAGAAGCACCCCCGGCGCGCGCCCGGGATTTACCACGCCCCCGGCGCGCACCGAAGGTGCGCTGGATCGCTGACCTGCGGTAACGCGGATCAGAGGGGCCTTTTCGTGTGCTGACTGGCATGGTTCTTGCCCTCGGCTGTGCCGGCGAGCGGCCCCAGGTGGATCACCGACCTGCGCGATCTGCGCCGCGGTCGTCATCACGCCGCTCGCGTCCGCCGCGTCGGCCGGCTTGCCCTGGGCCGGCGCCACGGTGAGCAGCGGGCTCGTGACCCGCCGAGCTGCTGCGGCAGGGTGCCCGCACCGGCTGCGGCGGTCATGGCTCTACCTCTTCAGACTCTTCAGAGGCGGCGCGGACGAACCCGGCGGCGGTGGTGCGCATCGTTTCGCAACTGTTCGCACGGAGACGGTGTTTCTACCGTCGGCCGCATCGTGGGTTTCCCGAGCGGGACGCGAGCGTGCTGAACGAAATTCATGACGAACGAAGGAGTCGTGCCATGCCGACCACCAGCCCTGCCACCGGCGTCGCCACGGTGGTGTTCCATGCCACGCGCGTGGGGTCGCTCGTGCTGGCAGCGACGGACGACGCGCTCGTGCTGTGCTGCTACGGCACGGCAGAGACGGCGGCGGAGCGGCTGAGCCGGGCGGGACTGAGCCCGGTGGAGCCCGGAGAAGCGGGAGCGCCGGGGCTCAAGGTGCTGGACGAGGCCCGGGAGCAGATCGACGCCTACCTGAGCGGCGGGCGCCGCGCATTCACCGTTCCGGTGGACCTGCGGCTCGCCACCCCCTTCAGCCGGCTCACCAACATGAGGCTCGCGGAATTCGTCCCGTACGGGCGGACCGCGACCTACGGGCAGCTGGCCCAGGCGCTCGACCGGCCCCGCGCCGCGCGGGCCGTCGGTACGGCGCTGGGCGCGAACCCGCTGTGCGTGGTCCTGCCCTGCCACCGGATCGTCGGCGCGACGGGCAGTTTCAGCGGGTACGCGGGAGGGCCGGAGGCCAAGCGCGATCTGCTCGCCCTCGAAGCGGCCGGCGCACGGCCCGCGCACTGACCCTCCCCCGCCACAGAAAGCAGAGCACGTGAGCGCCTACGAGCCACCTCAGCTTCCGGGCTTCGACCTGCCCGGTCCGGCCTCCACCACGTCCTTCACCGCGTACGCACCGGAAGGCGCGCCGGCGACGGGTGGCGCGCCGGCCCTGGAGAACCTCGGCTGGCGGGCGCTGGCCGCCGAACTGGACAAGGAGGGAGTGGCGTTGACCCCGCCGCTGCTGACGGCCGGGCAGTGCGCGAACCTGCGGGAGCTCTTCGACGATCCCACCGCGTTCCGCAGTACGGTGACGATGGCGCGGCACCGCTTCGGCGAGGGCCTCTACCGCTACTTCTCCCACCCGCTGCCCGAGCTCGTCCAGAACCTGCGGGAGCAGCTGTATCCGCCGCTCGCCCGGATCGCCAACGACTGGGCGCGGCGGCTGGGGCAGCCGGCGTTCGCCCCCGAGTTCGACGGACTGATCGCGGCGTGCGCGGCTGCCGGGCAGCACCGCCCGACACCGCTCCTGCTCCGGTACGAGCGGGGCGGCTACAACTGCCTGCACCAGGACGTCTACGGCGATCTGACCTTCCCGCTCCAGGTGGCGATCATGCTCGACCGGCCGGACGAGGACTTCACCGGTGGAGAGAGCGTCTTCGTCGAGCAGCGCCCGCGCGCCCAGTCCCGCCCGCTCGTCAAGAGGCCCGCACAGGGCCAGGGAATGATCTTCACGGTCAGCCACCGTCCCGTGCGCTCGGTGCGCGGCTGGAGCCGGGTGACCCTGAGGCACGGGGTGAGCTCCGTGACCAGCGGGCAGCGCCACGTGCTGGGCGTCATCTTCCACGACGCCCGATAGCGGCGGAATCAACCGGCGCGGGGACCCGGTTTCTGCCGCCTGCTTCCAGTGAAGCGGCAGCACTGACACGTTCGCAGGTCAACCCCTACCCACCGGGAGTCAATGCCTGGCAGAACCGCCGGTACGACTGGAGGATCGCTGGAGTGTCGCACCACCGACCTTCCGTACGGTCGACTCTGCGACGGCGCGGGGATCTTGCCGGCCGCTCGTGCACCACGGTTGATCCGGCGGTTCAACGGGAGGAGCGAACATGCAGCAGGTCCAGGTCGCAGGGGGCGGCGCGACAACGGGGCACGATCCGGGACCGGGCGGTCCGGGTCCGTCGCCCACCAGCTCGCAGCACCGCCTGATCACGGCCTCGCTGCAGACGCTGGCGCAGCAGATGAACGAGATCGCCGAGCAGGCGTCCGCGCTGCTCACGACGCCGGCCGGCGGCGCGGCCACCGACTCCGAGGTCTTCGGGCGGATCGCCCGCAGAACCGTGCCCCGCTGGCACTTCGCGATGCTGAACGACGTCGAGCGCAACGAGGCCCTGGTCGGCGCCCTGGAGCGGGGCATACCGGCCGGGGCGACGGTCCTGGACATCGGTTCGGGGAGCGGGCTGCTGGCCATGGCCGCGGCGCGGGCCGGCGCGGCCCGCGTGATCACCTGCGAGATGAACCCGATGCTCGCCGAGGTGGCCCGCCAGGTGGTCGACGCCCACGGGTTCAGCGATGTCATCACGGTGATCGGGAAGCCTTCCAACCTGCTGGAGATCGGCCAGGACCTCGACGGCCCGGTGGACGTGCTGATCTCGGAGATCGTCGACTGCGGTCTCATCGGCGAGGGCCTCCTGCCGTCGATCCGGCACGCGCGCCGGCACCTGCTGAAACCCGACGGGATCATGCTCCCCTCCGCGGGCCGGCTCTACGGCCGCCTCGTCAGCAGCGAGGACATCCTGCGGCTCAACCAGGTCACGACGGCCGAGGGTTTCGACGTCTCCCTCATGAACGTCCTGGCCACCCGCGGGCACCTCCCGGTGCGGCTCAACACCTGGCCCCACCGGTTCCTGTCCGACACCGCGGAGGTGCTGGCGTTCGACCTGGCCGAGGACGACCTGGAGCCGGGTGAACGCCCGGTCGACCTGGTCCCGAGCGCCGACGGAGAGGCGCACGCCCTGGTCGTCTGGTTCGAACTGGACATGGGGAACGGCACCACGCTGTGCAACTCCCCGGAGAACACCCGCTCGCACTGGATGCAGGGATGGGTCCCCCTGGAGAAGCCGGTGCAGGTGAAGGCGGGTGAGACGGTCCCCCTCCGCCTCCGCTGGAGCGATTTCTCCCTCAGCGCGCACATCTGACCCACCCGGCCCGCCCACCAGGCACGCGGCCGCACGTCTTGCGATCCGGACCAAGGAGCACGCAATGAGTCACGTACCCGAGCACATCCCGTTCGAGCTCAGCGGCACCGCCCTGCGCGACGCCATCGTGCAGTACGCCACGAATCCGATCTTCCTCGACAACACGGACTGGCAGAACCACGACAACCCGTACCGGCGCCAGCTGCGGCCGCAGGTGCTCCCGTACCTCGACTTCGACAAGGTGCCGGGCCGGGAGAACATCCTCGACTACACCAGCCTGGCCACGCAGCGCCTGCTCACCTCCATATACGAGGCCGACCTGGTGTTCTTCCCCAAGTCCGGGCTCAAGGGCAAGGAGGAGGACTTCCGGGCGTTCTACAGCCCCGCCAACCGGGCGCTCGGCGAGCGGGTCCGCCCCGCCCTGGAGCGGTACGCCTTCGGCTTCCTCGACGACGAGGTCGAGACCTCGGGCAAGTGGACCAAGGCCAGCCTCGACAGCTACCTGGACTCCCTCGACATGGGCGGCGGCGAGGAGCGGACGCCGGTGGAGCAGGCCATCACCGGCTCCGGCGACCCCGAGCGCGCGGCGCGCATGTGGCTGGTGCAGTTCGCCGCGGACTTCTTCTCCGAGGCGTCGCCGATGATCCGCAACGTGCTCGGCTACTACGGTCCCGTCCAGTCCGAGTGGTTCAAGGTCGTCATCGACGAGTACGGCTACGGCGTGCACGACACCAAGCACAGCACCCTGTTCGAGCGGACGCTGGAGTCCGTCGGTCTCCAGGCCGACCTCCACCGGTACTGGCAGTACTACCTCAACAGCAGCCTGCTGCTGAACAATTACTTCCACTACCTCGGCAAGAACCACGAGCTGTTCTTCCGCTACGTGGGCGCGCTGTTCTACACGGAGAGCTCGCTGGTCGACTTCTGCCAGCGCGCCGACCGGCTGCTGCACGGCGTCTTCGGCGACTCCGTCGACACCACCTACTTCACCGAGCACGTCCACATCGACCAGCACCACGGCCGCATGGCCCGCGAGAAGATCATCGCGCCGCTGATCGAGGCCCACGGCGAGGGGATCATCCCCGAGATCGTCCGCGGCATCGAGGAGTACCGGGTGCTCCTGGAGGTCGCCGACCAGGACTTCTGCGCGCAGATCGCCTGGATGGACGACCAGCCGGAGCTCAAGAAGCTGCACGGCCCCGTCTACGAGGCCATCCGGGAGGGACGGGTGGAGGCGCCGGTGGCGCACCTGGTCGAGCCCTTCAACGAGCTGTCGAACACCCACTGCCACGAGGGCGACGAGCTCTGCCACATCGTCTCGGGCACCATGCGCTTCGAGAGCGGACTGGGCTCCTCGCTGACCCTGGAGGCCGGCGAGGGCGTCGTCATCCGGCGCAACCGGCTGCACGGCGCCGACATCCTGTCCGAGGAGTGCGTCTACGAGATCCACTCGGTGGGGGACTACCGCACATGCCTGTAGTGAGCTTCCCCGTCGCCGGGCGGGAGAACTGCGTGGTCGTCGCGGGCACCTCGTACGTGTACGCGACGGTCGACGGCCGGGGCTTCGTGATGAACGCCGAGTGCCCCCACCGGGGCGGCCCGCTGCACCTGGCCGGCGTGACGCCGGACGCCTCCCGGCTCGTCTGCCCCTGGCACGACCGCAAGACGTCCGCGGCGCGGCTGCGCGCCGAGATCCCGGCGGTACGGGCCGGCAGCCGGGTCACGGCGGTCTTCCCCGACAGCCGGCCGGCCGGACGGCCGGCGGTTTCCGGCCGGCCGTGCGGCGTCACGAGCCGCGAGTACCGGCCCCTGTCGCCCGAACTCGCCCGCCCGGGCGCGGCGGTCTGACCCCTTCCGGCCAAGTCCGGGGCCGGTGCAACGCCCCGGACCCGGCCGGTGTTCTACAGGTGATGGCGGGTGCGGGGCGGGGCCGTGAGGGGCCCGCACCGCACCCGCCGGACGCATGACGACGAACGAGGAGAGTGGACCATGGCGTGGGACGGGGAGAAGCCCCTTCTGCTGTTGATCGGGAGCAGCGGCCGGCGCAGCAGGGAGTTCATCCTGCGGACGGTGAGCCGGCGCTACGCGTTGTGGCTCCTCCAGCCCGCACCGGTGAGCTGGGAGGACCCGTACGTGGTGGGGAGCACGGTCGTCGACAACACCGACCCGCACGCCCTGGTCGAGGCCGCCCGTCAGGTGGCCGCCACCCACGAGGTGGCCGGGGTGTTCTGCTACGACGAGGGACTGGTCACGCCCGCCGCCCATGTGGCGCAGGCGCTGGGGCTGCCGGGCAACTCCCCCGAGGCGGTCACCGCCTGCCGGGACAAGAACGCCACCCGCATCGCGCTGGACGCGGCCCGGGTCGCACAGCCGGTCTCGATCGGCGTCCGCTCCCTGGGCGAGGCGCGGGCCGCGGCGGAGAAGATCGGCTTCCCCGTCGTGGTGAAGCCGCGCGGCCTGGCCGGCGGGATGGGCGTGCGCAAGGCCGACGGCCCCGAGGACATGGAGAACGCCTACCGGGCCGCCTCCGGCGCCTCCTACCCCGGAGTGCCCGTCTTCGACGTGTCGGTCCTGGTGGAGGAGTACGCCGACGGCCCGGAGATCAGCGTCGACGCGGTCTTCTTCGGCGGCGAGTGCGTGCCGCTCGTCGTGGCCCGCAAGCAGGTCGGCCTGGCGCCCTTCTTCGAGGAGACGGGCCACGAGGTCGACGGGGCCGATCCGCTGCTGACCGACCCCGAACTGCTGGAGGCACTGCGCGCCGCGCATGCCGCGCTCGACTTCCACACGGGAGTCAGCCACACCGAGTTCCGCATCACCGCCGGCGGTCTGCGCCTGATGGAGGTCAACGCCCGTCTCGGCGGCGACATGATCCCCTACCTCGGGCACCTGGCCACCGGCGTCGACGTCGCGATGGCGGCGGCCGACACCGCCGCGGGCCGCACGCCGGACACCACGGCGCAGCACCGCAAGGCCGCCGCGATCACGTTCCTCTACCCCGACGAGGACGTCGAGATCGAGGCCGTGACCGTCCACGAGGACCGCTTCGGTCCCGATGTGCACAGCGCCGAGGCCATGGTCGACCCGGGTGCGGTGCTGCGCCTGCCGCCCCGCGGCTACATCTCCCGCTACGCCCGCGTGATCGCCCTGGCCGACTCCGTCGAGCAGGCGCGCGCCGCGCTGCTGCGCACCCCGGAGATCGTGGAAGTCGCCTCCCGGCCGGTGGAGGTGCCGGCTCCGTGAGCACCACCGGACAAGGCTCCCCGGAGGGACGCAAGGCCGTCCGGCCTTCCGTCACCGAGACACTGAGGGGGATCCCCGGCCCGATCTGGCTGGTCCTGGTCGGCATGCTGATCAACCGGCTGGGCACCTTCCTCCAGATCTATCTGGTGCTCTACCTCACCGACAAGGGCTTCAGCACCTCCGCGGCCGCCTTCGCGCTCGGTGCGTACGGAGTGGGCTCGGTCGTCGGAGTCCTGGTCGGCGGTTCGGTCTCGGACCGGATCGGCTACGCGCGGACCATCGTCGGTTCCATGGCGTTCGCCAGCCTGCTCACCCTCAGCCTGGTCTACCTCGACACCCTGCCCCTGGTGATCGCGGTGGCCGCGGTGATCGGTGTGGTGGCCCAGGCCTACCGGCCCGCCTCCTCGGCGCTGCTGGTGGAAGCCACCCCCGAGGAGCACCACGTGATGGTGTTCGCCGTCTACCGGATGGCGTTCAACCTCGGCACCACCGCGGGCCCGCTGATCGGCGCCCTGCTCATCACCTACTCGTACAACCTGATGTTCTACGCCGAGGCGGGCGCGCAGGCGGGCTTCGCCCTGCTGGCGCTGGTCCTGGTCCGCACCGGCACGACCGCCGGTTCCGCCGGGCCGAAGCCGGAGGAGGGCAGCCGGTCGTACCTGGCCGTGCTGCAGGACAAGCGCTACCTGCTGTTCCTGCTGGCGCTGTTCCTCAACGCCGTCGTCTACATCCAGCACACCTCCGCCCTGCCGCTCCAGCTCAAGGCCGACGGCCACGGCCCGACCTTCTACTCGGTCCTGCTGTCGCTGAACGCGGCCATGGTCATCTGCCTGGAGCTGCTGTTCACCAAGTACGTGCAGCACCTCCCGGCCCGGTTCGCGGTCGCCCTGGGCATCGGTCTGGTGGGTGTCGGCATGAACCTGTACGTGGCCGGCCCCGGCATGGCCATGTTCGTCGTCGCGACGGTGGTGTGGACGATCGGCGAGATCGTCGGCACCCCGACCGCCTCCGCCTGGCCCGGCCGGGTCGCCCCCGCACACCTGCGGGGCCGGTACATCGCCGCCTGCGCGTTCCCGATGCAGATCGGCTACGCGGTCGGCCCGGTGATCGGCATCGCCGCCTGGCAGGCGTCGGCGGCCTCCGTGTGGTGGCTGTGCGGCGGCCTGACCGCGGTGGCGGTCGTCGCCATCCTCTTCGGCATGGCCGAACCGCCCGCCGCCGAGAAGGAGCGGGCCGCCGGGTCCGATCCGGCCGGCGCCCGTCCCGCCGAGCCGACCGGGGCGACCTCCGGCCCGGTCGCACCGGCAACCGCAGAAACCCCCTGAGCCCCCTCCCCGCCCCGTATCCGGAAGTGAGCGAAGCTGCCCATGCCCTACGCAGACGGCATCGAGAAGTTCGTGGAGACCGTCGACGGCGCCCTGCCACCCGACTTCTACACCTATCCCGTCGAACGACAGCGCGCCCTGTACGACGCGCTGACCGAGGTGCTGCCGATCCCGGTGCCCGAGGGGGTCAGCCACCGGGACGCGAGCGTCACCCACGGGGGCCGCACCGCCCGGATCCGCATCTACGAACCGGCCCGGCGCGCGGGCGACGCCGTGCTGTTCTACATACGCGGCGGCGGCTTCGTCATCGGCTCGCTCCACAGCCACCACAGCCTGGTCGCCGAACTCGCCGACCGTACCGGTCTGGTGGCGATCGCCCTGGACTTCGGCATGGCCCCGGAGAACCCGTACCCCGGGCCGCTGGAGGACTGCTACGCCGGACTGTGCGGAACCCTGGCCGACCTGCCCGCGCTCGGGCTCGACGGCATCGGCCCCGAAGCCGCGGTGCTCTGCGGGGAGAGCTCGGGGGCCAACATGGCCGTGGTCCTCTCGATGATGGCGCGCGACCGGGGCGGCCCCCGGCTGCGCGGCCAGGCGGTGATCAGCCCCGTGCTGGACTTCACCCGCTGGCGGCACGGCGGCGAGGACGCCCCCCTGCTGTCCGGTGGCGAGATGGAGTTCTACACCGCCTGCTACTGCCCCGAGCCCGAACAGGCGGAGAACCCGTACGTCTCGCCGCTGCTGACCGGCGAGTTCCACGACCTGCCGCCCGCCTACGTGGTGGGCTGCGAGATGGACTCGCTGCGCGTCGACGCCGAGAAGTACACCGCCCGGCTGGAGCAGAACGGGACGCCGGTGACGTACGTGATGGAGGAGGGCATGGTGCACGCTCCGGTGCGCGCCCGCCGCATCAGCGAACCCGCTGGTGAGTTCTTCGCGCGCTACTGCGACGCCGTGACCGCTCTGGCCGGAAAGGCGGCCGGCCGTGACGGACGCTGAACGCGCGGCGGGCGCACCGCGGGGCAGCGGGCCCTGCGTGATCGTCGACCCCTACTCCTCGGGAGCCCTCTTCGCGGAGCCGCTGACCGAGCACGGCGTGCCGGTGGTGGCGGTGGTGACGGGCCCCCGCCCGCCGGAGGCCTACGCCTCCTCCTACCGGCCGCAGGACTTCGCCGAGATCATCGTGTACGAGGGGGACCTGGAGCCGGTCGTGGAGCGGTTGCGGGAGCTGGACCCGCGAGCCGTCCTGGCCGGCTGCGAGTCCGGGGTGGAACTGGCCGAGCGCCTCGCCCCCCGGGTGGTGCCCGGGCGCAGCAACGTGCCCGAACTCGCGGCGGCCCGGCGGGACAAGAGCAGCATGGCGGCCGCCGTCGCGGCGGCCGGCCTGCCGGTCATCCCGCAGATCTGCACCGACGACGCCGAGGAGGTCGCGGCCTGGCTGGAGCGCGAGGGCCTGGCCGGGGCGGACCTGGTGGTCAAGCCGCCCAAGAGCGCCAGCACCGACGGCGTGATCAAACTGGCGGGCGGGAAGGACTGGAGGGCGGTCTTCGGCCGCCAGCTCGGCCGGACCAACCAGTTCGGCGAGACCGACGACCGGCTCATCGTGCAGAAGTTCGTCACCGGCACCGAGTACGTGATCGACACCTTCAGCCACGACGGGAAGCACGCCGTGGTCGACGTGTGCGCCTACCGCAAGGTCGACAACGGTCCGCACATGGCGGTCTACGACACCATGCGGTGGCTCTCCCCGGACGACCCGGCCATCCCGGGCCTCGCCGAGTACGTCTTCGGCGTCCTGGACGCGGTGGGCCTGCGCTTCGGTTCGGCCCACGTCGAGGTGATGGGCACCGCGGACGGGCCGCTGCTCATCGAGCTCGGCGCCCGCCCCCACGGCGGCGGCCAGCCGCGCTTCAACCGCAACGCCACCGCCGACAGCCAGATCGACCGGACGGTGCGCTGGCTGACCGGGGGCGAACTTCCCCAGGGGTACGAGCTGCTGCTGCACCAGATGTGCGTCTTCCACATCGCGCCCCGCACCGGCACCGTCTCCGGAACGGCGGCCCTGGAGGCCCTCCGCGACCTCCCGAGCCACCACTTCTCGGTCCAGAGCCTGAAGGACGGCGACCACGTCCGCGCCACCCGGGACCTGGTCGACAGCCTCAACTTCGGGTTCGTGATCCTCGCCCACCCCGACGAGGAACAGATCCGGCGCGACTACGAGGCCGTCCGAGCCGCGGAACGCCTCCTGTCCATCGAGGAGTAGAGATCAACACCGCCGCGTTCCTGGTGAGTTCCCTGATCGTGATCATGATGCCCGGCCCCGACCTCGTCCTGATCACCGGTCTGGTGCTGAACGGGTCCCTGAGGGTGGCCACCGCCGCCGCCCTCGGCATGATCACGGCCGGGGCCGCCCAGGCCGGGCTCGGTGCGGCCGGGCTGGCCGCGTTGCTCGCCGCCAGCCCGGAGCTGTTCGCGGCGTTCCGGTGGGCCGGCGCGCTCGTCCTGCTCGGATGGGCCGCGCTCGCCCTGCGGCGGTTCTCCCGGCCGGCCGGCGCCGAGGCCCCGGCGGCGCAGGCCCCGGCGGCCGGGGCCGCCGCGGTCCGGGTCGCCGCCTCGGCCGGGCCCCGCGACCGGCAGGCCTTCGTGCAGGGCCTGCTGTGCACCGGGTCCAACCCCAAGGTGGGCATCTTCCTGATGGCCTTCCTGCCCCAGTTCGTGCCCGCGGGCATGGCTCCCGAGGCGGGCGTCCCCCTGCTGGCCGCCTGCTACCTGGCCCTGGGGCTGATCTGGCTCCTCACCTGGATGAGACTGGTCCACCGGCTCGCCCGGCACCTGCGGTCCCCGCGCACGCTGCGGATCGCCGACGGGCTCACCGCCGTCGTGTTCGGTGTGTTCGCCGGCCGGCTGGCACTCGGCGGCTGACGTGGCCGCCGCCCGCGTCACACGGCATGCAAGCGCTCCGTGTCGCCCTGCAGCGCCAGTCTGCGCGCGTAGCGCAGGAGCGGAGCGGGGAGCGAGAACCGGCCGGGCACGCACTCGCGGAGCAGGCTCGCACCGACCAGGCGCCGCAGCATGTGCGTCGCCTCCATCGGGGTCGTGCCGGCCAGTTCCGCCATGGTGTAAGCGTTGGCGAGCCGCCCCTCGGTCTGCGCGAGCAGCCTGAAGCAGCGCCGCACGGGTTCCAGCAGGGACACGTAGGAGAGTTCGAACGCCGCGTGGGCCGCGGCGAACAGGTCGTCGCTCGCGACCGGCAGGTCCGAGAACGCCCCGGCCTCCTGCAACTCGACGCAGAGCTGGGCGATCCCGCTCCCGGGGTACTCCGCGAGCCGGGCCGCGAGGAGCCGGATCGCCAGCGGGAGACCGCCGCAGTGCCGGACCAGCGCCATCGCGGCCAGCGGCTCGGCCTCCACCCGGCCGCTGCGCAACAGCCGGCCCAGCAGCGCCAGCGCCTCGTCCCGGTCGAGCACGTTGAGGTCGAGCCGGGGCACACCGTCCCGGGCCACCAGCCCCGGCAGGGTGTTGCGGCTCGTGACCAGGACCGCGCACCTCGCCGTCCCCGGGACGAGCGGCCGGATCTGGCTCTCCTCGCGCGCGTTGTCCAGGACGATCAGCATCCTCCGGTCCGACAGCAGGGTGCGGTACAGGTTCGCGGCTTCGTCGAGAGTGTCGGGGATCTCCCCGTCCGGGACGCCCAACGCCCGTAGAAAGGAGGCGAGTACCTCCTCGGGGCGCAGGGGACGCCGGTCGCCGTAGCCGTGCAGGTCGCCGTACAGCTGGCCGTCCGGAAAGCGCTCTCGGACCAGGTGTGCCCAGCGCACGGCGAGTGCCGTCTTGCCCACCCCGGGGAAACCCGTGA
Above is a genomic segment from Streptomyces sp. NBC_01233 containing:
- a CDS encoding LysE family translocator translates to MSSLIVIMMPGPDLVLITGLVLNGSLRVATAAALGMITAGAAQAGLGAAGLAALLAASPELFAAFRWAGALVLLGWAALALRRFSRPAGAEAPAAQAPAAGAAAVRVAASAGPRDRQAFVQGLLCTGSNPKVGIFLMAFLPQFVPAGMAPEAGVPLLAACYLALGLIWLLTWMRLVHRLARHLRSPRTLRIADGLTAVVFGVFAGRLALGG
- a CDS encoding alpha/beta hydrolase encodes the protein MPYADGIEKFVETVDGALPPDFYTYPVERQRALYDALTEVLPIPVPEGVSHRDASVTHGGRTARIRIYEPARRAGDAVLFYIRGGGFVIGSLHSHHSLVAELADRTGLVAIALDFGMAPENPYPGPLEDCYAGLCGTLADLPALGLDGIGPEAAVLCGESSGANMAVVLSMMARDRGGPRLRGQAVISPVLDFTRWRHGGEDAPLLSGGEMEFYTACYCPEPEQAENPYVSPLLTGEFHDLPPAYVVGCEMDSLRVDAEKYTARLEQNGTPVTYVMEEGMVHAPVRARRISEPAGEFFARYCDAVTALAGKAAGRDGR
- a CDS encoding ATP-grasp domain-containing protein, producing MTDAERAAGAPRGSGPCVIVDPYSSGALFAEPLTEHGVPVVAVVTGPRPPEAYASSYRPQDFAEIIVYEGDLEPVVERLRELDPRAVLAGCESGVELAERLAPRVVPGRSNVPELAAARRDKSSMAAAVAAAGLPVIPQICTDDAEEVAAWLEREGLAGADLVVKPPKSASTDGVIKLAGGKDWRAVFGRQLGRTNQFGETDDRLIVQKFVTGTEYVIDTFSHDGKHAVVDVCAYRKVDNGPHMAVYDTMRWLSPDDPAIPGLAEYVFGVLDAVGLRFGSAHVEVMGTADGPLLIELGARPHGGGQPRFNRNATADSQIDRTVRWLTGGELPQGYELLLHQMCVFHIAPRTGTVSGTAALEALRDLPSHHFSVQSLKDGDHVRATRDLVDSLNFGFVILAHPDEEQIRRDYEAVRAAERLLSIEE
- a CDS encoding ATP-grasp domain-containing protein; amino-acid sequence: MAWDGEKPLLLLIGSSGRRSREFILRTVSRRYALWLLQPAPVSWEDPYVVGSTVVDNTDPHALVEAARQVAATHEVAGVFCYDEGLVTPAAHVAQALGLPGNSPEAVTACRDKNATRIALDAARVAQPVSIGVRSLGEARAAAEKIGFPVVVKPRGLAGGMGVRKADGPEDMENAYRAASGASYPGVPVFDVSVLVEEYADGPEISVDAVFFGGECVPLVVARKQVGLAPFFEETGHEVDGADPLLTDPELLEALRAAHAALDFHTGVSHTEFRITAGGLRLMEVNARLGGDMIPYLGHLATGVDVAMAAADTAAGRTPDTTAQHRKAAAITFLYPDEDVEIEAVTVHEDRFGPDVHSAEAMVDPGAVLRLPPRGYISRYARVIALADSVEQARAALLRTPEIVEVASRPVEVPAP
- a CDS encoding MFS transporter; amino-acid sequence: MSTTGQGSPEGRKAVRPSVTETLRGIPGPIWLVLVGMLINRLGTFLQIYLVLYLTDKGFSTSAAAFALGAYGVGSVVGVLVGGSVSDRIGYARTIVGSMAFASLLTLSLVYLDTLPLVIAVAAVIGVVAQAYRPASSALLVEATPEEHHVMVFAVYRMAFNLGTTAGPLIGALLITYSYNLMFYAEAGAQAGFALLALVLVRTGTTAGSAGPKPEEGSRSYLAVLQDKRYLLFLLALFLNAVVYIQHTSALPLQLKADGHGPTFYSVLLSLNAAMVICLELLFTKYVQHLPARFAVALGIGLVGVGMNLYVAGPGMAMFVVATVVWTIGEIVGTPTASAWPGRVAPAHLRGRYIAACAFPMQIGYAVGPVIGIAAWQASAASVWWLCGGLTAVAVVAILFGMAEPPAAEKERAAGSDPAGARPAEPTGATSGPVAPATAETP